A genomic segment from Nicotiana sylvestris chromosome 1, ASM39365v2, whole genome shotgun sequence encodes:
- the LOC104238323 gene encoding uncharacterized protein isoform X2 — MAWSILVTTGQGPGPRDSHSAVLVGHRMVVFGGTNGSRKVNDLHILDIRSQEWSQLECQGIPPSPRESHTATLVGGDKIVIFGGSGEGEGNYLNDLHVLDLKSMKWTSPEVRGEMPIPRDSHSAVAIGNRLYIYGGDCGDRYQGDVDVLDMDTLMWLKLDVLGPSPGARAGHASVNFGSKVYVIGGVGDKKYYNDVWVLDVTNFSWTQLDVMGQKPQGRFSHTAAARNTDIVIYGGCGEDERPLNELLILQFEVEHPNGNSGVSGGRNTSHYDKKRFLREIHNSSDAICRGKKEDIVATGSQELESKAAFRFSSDTLHPKRRRMSNNSHIFNLESEPEDQSPSLSQRSPPSQPDPEMSSVKPGSGSGTASQRFLLARQQHLTPNNCQPNQKNVITRNPRDMQLFREQLIPSNSGHVSAVLMDKPEVQCQSLEAGRFHNLIGAEIRGKVDGAFDSGYLMTAIVNGKIFRGVLFAPAPDLLPRGGPVLGQNPSPPRGQNIGVNYANTHVNHVSLACRRQPQQLVQMQVQELGRQSLGKVPVRRSTSLMRLSQLDEDAKQRSELEGVVLTLGGPGCGKT; from the exons ATGGCTTGGAGCATTCTTGTGACTACAGGGCAAGGACCAGGGCCAAGAGATAGCCACAGTGCTGTTCTTGTTGGCCACAGGATGGTCGTGTTTGGGGGTACAAATGGTTCGAGGAAGGTCAATGATCTCCACATATTGGATATCAGGAGCCAAGAATGGAGTCAACTTGAATGCCAAGGCATTCCGCCTTCACCGCGTGAAAGTCACACGGCTACTCTTGTTGGTGGTGATAAAATAGTGATTTTTGGTGGTAGCGGTGAAGGCGAGGGGAACTATTTGAATGATTTACATGTTTTGGACCTAAAAAGTATGAAGTGGACGTCTCCCGAAGTGAGGGGTGAGATGCCTATTCCCAGGGATAGCCACAGTGCTGTTGCAATCGGTAATAGGCTCTATATATATGGTGGAGATTGTGGTGACCGATATCAAGGTGATGTCGATGTGCTTGATATGGATACACTAATGTGGTTAAAG CTGGATGTTCTTGGACCTTCACCTGGTGCTCGAGCGGGTCATGCCTCTGTGAATTTTGGGTCAAAG GTATATGTGATTGGTGGAGTTGGAGACAAGAAGTACTACAATGATGTTTGGGTTCTTGATGTGACAAATTTTTCTTGGACTCAGCTTGATGTAATGGGCCAAAAACCACAGGGGCGATTTTCTCATACCGCTGCTGCCAGGAACACAGATATTGTAATCTACGGAGG TTGTGGTGAGGATGAGCGGCCGCTCAATGAGTTGCTTATCTTGCAGTTTGAAGTAGAACATCCTAATGGGAATAGCGGCGTTTCTGGTGGCAGAAATACAAGTCATTATGATAAGAAAAGGTTTCTGAGAGAGATACACAATAGCTCG GATGCTATCTGTAGGGGAAAGAAGGAAGATATAGTAGCAACGGGATCTCAAGAGCTTGAGTCAAAAGCAGCTTTTCGCTTTAGTTCTG ACACATTGCATCCAAAGAGGAGAAGAATGAGTAACAATTCACACATATTTAATCTGGAGTCGGAGCCGGAAGATCAGTCTCCTTCTCTATCTCAGCGTTCACCTCCGTCCCAACCTGATCCAGAAATGAGCTCTGTTAAGCCAGGCTCCGGTTCTGGAACTGCATCACAACGGTTTCTCTTAGCAAGACAGCAACACTTGACCCCTAACAATTGCCAGCCAAACCAGAAGAATGTCATAACAAGGAATCCTCGTGATATGCAATTATTTCGTGAACAATTAATTCCGTCAAACTCAGGACATGTATCTGCTGTTCTTATGGATAAGCCGGAAGTGCAATGCCAATCCTTGGAGGCCGGACGATTCCACAACTTG ATTGGGGCTGAGATCCGGGGAAAAGTCGATGGAGCATTTGATTCTGGTTATCTAATGACAGCCATTGTTAACGGAAAGATTTTTCGAGGTGTTCTGTTTGCTCCG GCACCGGATCTATTACCACGAGGAGGACCCGTCCTTGGTCAGAATCCTTCACCCCCTCGAGGACAGAATATTGGTGTCAACTACGCAAACACACACGTAAACCATGTAAGTCTAGCTTGTCGAAGGCAACCTCAACAGTTGGTACAAATGCAAGTTCAAGAACTCGGACGACAGAGCTTAGGGAAGGTTCCAGTTAGAAGATCAACATCACTAATGAGATTATCTCAACTAGACGAAGATGCAAAGCAAAGAAGTGAACTTGAAGGAGTGGTTCTCACACTAGGAGGTCCAGGATGTGGCAAAACTTAA
- the LOC104238323 gene encoding uncharacterized protein isoform X1 yields MGSLGGEVVQLKNKKTMWLYPKVMGVHPSERWGHSSCYSNGFVYVFGGCRGGLHFSDVLVLNLEAMAWSILVTTGQGPGPRDSHSAVLVGHRMVVFGGTNGSRKVNDLHILDIRSQEWSQLECQGIPPSPRESHTATLVGGDKIVIFGGSGEGEGNYLNDLHVLDLKSMKWTSPEVRGEMPIPRDSHSAVAIGNRLYIYGGDCGDRYQGDVDVLDMDTLMWLKLDVLGPSPGARAGHASVNFGSKVYVIGGVGDKKYYNDVWVLDVTNFSWTQLDVMGQKPQGRFSHTAAARNTDIVIYGGCGEDERPLNELLILQFEVEHPNGNSGVSGGRNTSHYDKKRFLREIHNSSDAICRGKKEDIVATGSQELESKAAFRFSSDTLHPKRRRMSNNSHIFNLESEPEDQSPSLSQRSPPSQPDPEMSSVKPGSGSGTASQRFLLARQQHLTPNNCQPNQKNVITRNPRDMQLFREQLIPSNSGHVSAVLMDKPEVQCQSLEAGRFHNLIGAEIRGKVDGAFDSGYLMTAIVNGKIFRGVLFAPAPDLLPRGGPVLGQNPSPPRGQNIGVNYANTHVNHVSLACRRQPQQLVQMQVQELGRQSLGKVPVRRSTSLMRLSQLDEDAKQRSELEGVVLTLGGPGCGKT; encoded by the exons ATGGGATCTTTAGGTGGAGAAGTAGTACAGTTGAAGAATAAGAAGACAATGTGGTTATATCCAAAGGTGATGGGTGTTCATCCTTCTGAAAGATGGGGTCATTCTTCTTGTTACTCTAATGGCTTTGTTTATGTTTTTGGG GGATGTCGCGGTGGTTTACATTTTAGCGATGTACTTGTACTAAATCTCGAGGCAATGGCTTGGAGCATTCTTGTGACTACAGGGCAAGGACCAGGGCCAAGAGATAGCCACAGTGCTGTTCTTGTTGGCCACAGGATGGTCGTGTTTGGGGGTACAAATGGTTCGAGGAAGGTCAATGATCTCCACATATTGGATATCAGGAGCCAAGAATGGAGTCAACTTGAATGCCAAGGCATTCCGCCTTCACCGCGTGAAAGTCACACGGCTACTCTTGTTGGTGGTGATAAAATAGTGATTTTTGGTGGTAGCGGTGAAGGCGAGGGGAACTATTTGAATGATTTACATGTTTTGGACCTAAAAAGTATGAAGTGGACGTCTCCCGAAGTGAGGGGTGAGATGCCTATTCCCAGGGATAGCCACAGTGCTGTTGCAATCGGTAATAGGCTCTATATATATGGTGGAGATTGTGGTGACCGATATCAAGGTGATGTCGATGTGCTTGATATGGATACACTAATGTGGTTAAAG CTGGATGTTCTTGGACCTTCACCTGGTGCTCGAGCGGGTCATGCCTCTGTGAATTTTGGGTCAAAG GTATATGTGATTGGTGGAGTTGGAGACAAGAAGTACTACAATGATGTTTGGGTTCTTGATGTGACAAATTTTTCTTGGACTCAGCTTGATGTAATGGGCCAAAAACCACAGGGGCGATTTTCTCATACCGCTGCTGCCAGGAACACAGATATTGTAATCTACGGAGG TTGTGGTGAGGATGAGCGGCCGCTCAATGAGTTGCTTATCTTGCAGTTTGAAGTAGAACATCCTAATGGGAATAGCGGCGTTTCTGGTGGCAGAAATACAAGTCATTATGATAAGAAAAGGTTTCTGAGAGAGATACACAATAGCTCG GATGCTATCTGTAGGGGAAAGAAGGAAGATATAGTAGCAACGGGATCTCAAGAGCTTGAGTCAAAAGCAGCTTTTCGCTTTAGTTCTG ACACATTGCATCCAAAGAGGAGAAGAATGAGTAACAATTCACACATATTTAATCTGGAGTCGGAGCCGGAAGATCAGTCTCCTTCTCTATCTCAGCGTTCACCTCCGTCCCAACCTGATCCAGAAATGAGCTCTGTTAAGCCAGGCTCCGGTTCTGGAACTGCATCACAACGGTTTCTCTTAGCAAGACAGCAACACTTGACCCCTAACAATTGCCAGCCAAACCAGAAGAATGTCATAACAAGGAATCCTCGTGATATGCAATTATTTCGTGAACAATTAATTCCGTCAAACTCAGGACATGTATCTGCTGTTCTTATGGATAAGCCGGAAGTGCAATGCCAATCCTTGGAGGCCGGACGATTCCACAACTTG ATTGGGGCTGAGATCCGGGGAAAAGTCGATGGAGCATTTGATTCTGGTTATCTAATGACAGCCATTGTTAACGGAAAGATTTTTCGAGGTGTTCTGTTTGCTCCG GCACCGGATCTATTACCACGAGGAGGACCCGTCCTTGGTCAGAATCCTTCACCCCCTCGAGGACAGAATATTGGTGTCAACTACGCAAACACACACGTAAACCATGTAAGTCTAGCTTGTCGAAGGCAACCTCAACAGTTGGTACAAATGCAAGTTCAAGAACTCGGACGACAGAGCTTAGGGAAGGTTCCAGTTAGAAGATCAACATCACTAATGAGATTATCTCAACTAGACGAAGATGCAAAGCAAAGAAGTGAACTTGAAGGAGTGGTTCTCACACTAGGAGGTCCAGGATGTGGCAAAACTTAA